A genomic window from Triticum urartu cultivar G1812 chromosome 7, Tu2.1, whole genome shotgun sequence includes:
- the LOC125525716 gene encoding pentatricopeptide repeat-containing protein At5g50390, chloroplastic-like, whose translation MELQLTPLRCFPLHYRTTTKATATATTNTVSACSVESQALKPRPQLPRQAPFRSRRRGSPVHLPSLCAAIERLVAEGRHREACDALRDARAGAPFVALPASTYDALVTAASALREAGSAAGVLWHMESSGFQPDQYMWNRVLGMYLVCGMLAEAREVFDGMPTRSRVTWGVMMGGLVDAKRPRGALALFGELWEEVGVGAGPRVVVVAVRAATVLGSVQAGRELHCCVAKMGMCEDQYLPCALIDMYSKCGRIDEARRVFDGIPWRSVVAWNTMLAAYSLHGRSEEALDLYHDMCESGAGLDQFTFSTMLRIFSRLGLLEHAKQIHAGLIQSGLQMDIVGNTSLVDLYCKWGQMEDARHVFERMPSRNLISWNALIAGYGYHGMGSKAIEMFERLLAEGIAPNHVTFLGVLNACRFSGFIDKGKRIFQLMTQNPKTKPRAMHYACVIEFFGRQGLLDEAYSVIRKSPVTPTANMWGALLTASRMNKNIQLARLAAEQLLAMEPQKVNNYIVLLNLYMNSGTRDEALTVVSTLKRAGLSMSVACSWITVKKKDHRFFFNDSLNPKSSEIYQRLDTLMEVIKELGYVIEEDELLPDILPDEQKTLKMFHSEKLAVAFGLISTSPSAPLTINQSHRLCHDCHNVIKFVTQVTKKEITVRDASRFHHFKLGTCSCGDYW comes from the coding sequence GTGGAATCCCAAGCGCTCAAGCCACGCCCGCAGCTCCCACGGCAGGCGCCCTTCCGCAGCCGCAGGCGCGGCAGCCCCGTCCATCTCCCTTCCCTCTGCGCCGCCATCGAGCGGCTGGTCGCCGAGGGGCGTCACCGGGAGGCTTGCGACGCGCTCCGGGACGCTCGCGCGGGCGCCCCCTTCGTGGCTCTGCCAGCGTCCACCTATGACGCGCTGGTCACGGCCGCCTCCGCGTTGCGGGAGGCCGGTTCCGCGGCAGGGGTACTCTGGCACATGGAGAGCTCCGGGTTCCAGCCCGACCAGTACATGTGGAACCGAGTGCTGGGCATGTATTTGGTGTGCGGGATGCTCGCGGAGGCGCgcgaggtgttcgatggaatgccgaCCAGGAGCCGGGTCACCTGGGGGGTGATGATGGGCGGGCTGGTTGATGCGAAGCGTCCCCGTGGGGCGCTGGCGCTGTTCGGGGAGCTCTGGGAGGAGGTGGGTGTGGGTGCTGGGCCGAGGGTTGTCGTGGTGGCCGTCCGTGCGGCCACGGTGTTGGGGTCGGTGCAAGCTGGACGGGAGCTGCATTGTTGTGTTGCCAAGATGGGGATGTGCGAGGACCAATACCTGCCATGTGCACTCATCGACATGTATAGTAAGTGCGGGCGGATTGACGAGGCGAGGCGGGTGTTTGATGGGATACCATGGAGGAGTGTCGTGGCGTGGAACACGATGCTGGCAGCATATTCGCTCCATGGGCGCAGTGAGGAGGCATTGGACTTGTACCACGATATGTGCGAGAGTGGTGCCGGCTTGGATCAGTTCACATTCTCGACGATGCTCAGGATTTTCTCTAGGTTGGGTCTGCTGGAGCATGCAAAGCAAATCCATGCGGGCCTGATTCAAAGTGGACTACAAATGGACATTGTCGGGAATACGTCACTTGTTGATCTGTATTGCAAGTGGGGTCAGATGGAAGACGCAAGGCATGTTTTTGAGAGGATGCCTAGCAGGAACCTGATATCATGGAATGCTCTAATAGCAGGGTACGGCTACCATGGCATGGGGAGTAAGGCTATTGAGATGTTTGAAAGACTGCTGGCTGAAGGCATTGCTCCAAACCATGTGACATTTCTAGGAGTACTAAATGCATGTAGGTTTTCTGGCTTTATTGACAAAGGGAAGAGGATTTTCCAATTGATGACCCAAAATCCAAAAACgaaaccacgtgcaatgcactaCGCCTGTGTTATCGAATTTTTTGGGCGGCAGGGGCTACTGGATGAAGCCTATTCAGTGATAAGGAAATCACCGGTCACCCCAACTGCCAACATGTGGGGAGCCTTGCTCACTGCTAGTAGGATGAACAAAAATATTCAGCTTGCTAGACTAGCTGCAGAGCAACTCTTGGCAATGGAACCTCAGAAAGTAAACAATTACATTGTGCTTCTCAACTTGTATATGAACTCTGGGACACGGGATGAAGCTTTGACTGTAGTAAGCACCTTGAAGAGGGCGGGGTTATCTATGAGTGTTGCTTGTAGCTGGATCACAGTCAAGAAAAAAGATCACAGGTTTTTCTTTAATGATagtctcaatcccaagagttcaGAAATCTACCAAAGGCTAGATACACtaatggaggtgataaaagaacTTGGTTATGTTATTGAGGAGGATGAATTGCTCCCTGATATTCTCCCTGATGAGCAGAAGACATTGAAAATGTTCCATAGTGAAAAACTCGCAGTTGCTTTTGGCCTTATTAGCACATCTCCATCTGCTCCCTTGACGATCAACCAAAGCCATCGGCTGTGCCATGACTGCCACAATGTAATCAAATTTGTAACACAAGTTACGAAGAAAGAGATTACCGTAAGAGATGCTAGCAGGTTTCATCATTTCAAACTTGGAACATGCTCTTGTGGTGACTACTGGTAG
- the LOC125525718 gene encoding protein DESIGUAL 3-like, producing the protein MAKMIAAVIVCVLVLALDITAGILGLQAQAAQNKTKKVTVLFIQCEKPVYKAYQLGLAAAVFLVVAHAVANFLGGCACICSQLEFIRASINRKLAATLIILSWIALIVGFSLLLAGAMSNSKSKTSCGFVHGKTLGLGGIMCFVHAGITVAYYVTATAAAHEIH; encoded by the exons atggccaagatgatAGCTGCTGTCATTGTCTGCGTGTTAGTTTTAGCCCTGGATATCACTGCTGGCATACTAGGACTTCAGGCCCAGGCTGCACAAAACAAG ACTAAAAAGGTGACAGTGCTCTTCATCCAATGCGAGAAACCTGTGTATAAAGCATACCAGCTAGGGCTCGCGGCAGCAGTGTTCCTGGTAGTTGCTCATGCAGTGGCCAACTTTCTCGGTGGCTGTGCCTGTATCTGCTCTCAGCTGGAGTTCATCCGGGCATCCATCAACAGGAAACTCGCAGCAACTCTTATAATTCTCTCATG GATTGCTCTCATCGTCGGCTTCTCGTTACTGCTTGCTGGGGCCATGTCCAATTCCAAGTCGAAGACATCATGCGGGTTCGTGCACGGCAAGACCCTGGGCCTGGGAGGGATCATGTGCTTCGTCCATGCCGGGATCACAGTCGCCTACTATGTCACCGCCACCGCAGCGGCACACGAAATTCATTAG
- the LOC125525717 gene encoding calcium/calmodulin-regulated receptor-like kinase 1: MNGVSEGLIIGTTVGVVIGVLLAVGILLCMRYRRSQAQIRSSSSRRSSTIPIRANGVNTCAELSTSTTGQESPREFEDRGPSLWIEGPGRKSLISASGIPKYAYKELQKATSNFTKLLGQGAFGPVYKADMSSGEILAVKVLANNSKQGEKEFQNEVLLLGRLHHRNLVNLVGYCAEKGQHILLYAYMPNGSLASHLYGENSAPLRWDLRVNIALDVARGLEYLHDGAVPPVVHRDIKSPNILLDQSMHARVADFGLSREEMLTRNGANIRGTYGYLDPEYVSSRSFTKKSDVYSYGVLLFELIAGRNPQQGLMEYVELAAINADGKTGWEEIADSRLEGAFDVEELNDMAAAAYKCVSRVSRKRPSMRDVVQALIRVAKHSHSSRNHHGRRLPPGRTDDESVDLEASEDQSSASGHQRQESVGSVSELPDV; the protein is encoded by the exons ATGAATGGGGTTTCTGAAGGTCTGATCATTGGTACCACGGTTGGTGTGGTGATAGGGGTGCTGCTGGCAGTTGGAATACTCCTGTGCATGAGGTATCGGCGTTCTCAGGCGCAAATAAGGAGCAGTAGCTCGAGGAGGTCATCAACTATCCCCATCCGCGCGAATGGTGTTAATACATGTGCAGAGCTGTCGACCTCAACTACAGGGCAGGAATCGCCGAGAGAGTTTGAAGATCGTGGACCATCTCTGTGGATTGAAGGGCCTGGAAGGAAGAGCCTAATATCAGCTTCTGGGATACCCAAATATGCGTACAA GGAACTGCAGAAAGCTACCAGCAATTTCACAAAACTGTTGGGCCAAGGAGCCTTTGGTCCTGTTTACAAAGCTGACATGTCATCTGGTGAGATACTGGCTGTTAAAGTACTTGCTAACAATTCAAAGCAAGGTGAAAAGGAGTTCCAAAATGAG GTCTTACTTCTTGGGCGATTACACCACAGGAATCTGGTGAACTTGGTTGGCTACTGTGCTGAAAAAGGGCAACACATTCTGTTATATGCATACATGCCTAATGGGAGCCTTGCATCACACTTATACG GTGAAAACAGTGCACCACTGAGATGGGATTTGAGGGTAAATATAGCTCTAGATGTTGCTAGGGGGTTGGAATACCTACATGATGGG GCTGTTCCTCCAGTAGTTCATCGGGACATCAAATCACCAAACATTTTACTGGATCAGTCCATGCATGCTAGG GTTGCCGACTTTGGATTGTCAAGAGAAGAAATGCTTACTAGAAACGGGGCCAACATACGTGGAACTTACGGATATCTTGATCCGGAGTACGTGTCCTCACGATCATTCACAAAGAAGAGTGATGTGTACAGCTACGGTGTTCTGCTATTTGAACTTATTGCTGGCAGAAACCCTCAACAAGGTCTAATGGAATATGTTGAGCTT GCTGCAATCAACGCTGATGGCAAGACTGGGTGGGAGGAAATTGCCGACTCTCGGTTAGAAGGCGCATTTGATGTGGAGGAGCTCAATGACATGGCTGCCGCGGCTTACAAATGTGTAAGCCGTGTCTCCCGAAAGCGACCGTCGATGCGAGATGTTGTCCAGGCACTGATCCGGGTGGCGAAACACAGCCACAGCAGCAGGAATCATCATGGCAGGAGACTTCCACCGGGCAGGACAGATGACGAATCTGTTGACCTTGAGGCATCAGAAGATCAGTCATCTGCCTCTGGTCATCAGAGACAGGAATCAGTTGGCAGTGTCTCTGAACTTCCAGACGTCTGA